The nucleotide window CATTTAACAAAGAAAGAACAGGacgaaaactttaaaaatcaaaataatttgcTTTGTCAGAATTATTTCTTAACATTATTCAAACGTACTTATTTCATTTCCTcgatatattttattgatttaaaacaTGACATCACATTTTTCTGATGAACTTTTCTAACCCAATTCAGATATATAGAGGAGATTCAATGTTTCATTAATAGatttagaatttatttcaaGAGTAAGATGggaattttatgtttattttcacGAGTGGGAAACACGACTGAAAATGTTAAGAACTCCTGTCTCACTCGGGAAATCAATTCTATACCCAACAATAACACACgttgaattttttgtttgttacatATTCGGCAGTTTTTCCTCAAACATATTTTGCTGTCCCTATATTGACGTTCAAAACAATATTGCGCAGAAAATATAGAAccttaaaaaatatgcaaaatatatttgaatcaatatatttgaaaaatgagaatctttaattcaattttattttgggtattcaaataaaaaaaacatgaaaaattaatatatatataatataaaatgaagGTGATCTTATGTATCGCGGATGAATATTTTGGTACGTAGTCCCTGGCTGTTATTTTTACACTGGGAAGTAAaacttatttgttattttcacagtgtgaaaataagaactttgaaaatatgaatttttgttcaatggataaatttcagtatttcactgtagaaaatgtatattatagggttattaaACTTATATtagtgaatattggcacgagttggctgtgaaaatgcacgagcttgcgagtgcattttgacagccaacgatgCATGGAGTTGGAAACCAGAAAATGTAGATTAACGCTAGTAGCATTGAAACCATCTGATCAGACCATTGACCATACAGGTGCCTCTGTTTCATTCAAAACTATCAACTTGACAGTGTGTTGTCTGCGAATTCTTCACGACAGCTTCATGTGTCCAAAGTGGTTGTAACTTCGACTTCTCCTTATTTTATTTTCCTTACTTAATATGACTTACCAAGTTGCCTTTACTTGTTACTTGATAAAAGGCAGCGAAAACAGGACAGTgatgtgatttaaaaaatgtcatttattttgaaaatgatgaagTAATATAACAGAATAGCTAGTGGGGGTCAGAATGAGTCGAAAACATAAATACAAGAACATATGTATCACATATGTATGATTATGCAATTTGACCCCCTAtaacacataatgaaatatcgaaatagagctgcctgcaatcaaataaggtggattttaaaaattaaacaggttcttatttttcttcacgGTTTCAATTTAGCATGCGCTAAATAACATTCTCATGAGAATGGTAATTAATAGTTTTAGCTAAGAGGTTTGAACTATATTTGAGATTGTTCATAATTGCCCTCCTTTTGGCCTTCATTCTTATGAATGGTTTAAAATGCTAGTACTTGCTTTTTAAGTTTAGGATGACCTACTGTAATCGCAAAGTTGAAATGTACTATTTACAAAAATACTAGTACTAGTAATTACTTTTTAATGAAGATGACCAGCAAAGGTGAATTGTACTATTTACCAATATACTAGTACTAGTAATTGCTTTTTAATTAAGATGACCCGTAGAGGTGAATTGTACTATTCAcataaaactcttcattttaatgtagtgtacatgtatacttctGCCGTGCTACCACGCTGCTGTAGAATGCTATCTGTTTGTTTCATGTACTAAGTTATTCTATCATTGAATAaacttttttattatatatctaataaatagtctaatataaaatctgcgtaaaatctagagaatgttagcgttcaattgTAGTTTGATTGAAAGGCGATATAAATCAACAACTCAATACtttagggttattgaacttatattggtgtatattggcactcgttgtgTCACAATACTGTAGGTCACATCAAGCATCAGTTTGAATTATGAATTGGGATGTAGTTAATTCAGAtagcaaaaaagaaaatgaaaaaaaaaaacctttattgtGAATGATATCATCTACGATTATCTTAAGTGGGGGAATTATGTCTTACATGGCAAAAATAAGAATGTAAAATAATTACATCCTACGGCCAAGTAGGCACACACTATATAGGTAAGAGATGAGGGAACCTGACATTCTAGATTTGGTGAACTACAGATATGGGTCCTCTGTTTTGTCTATTGGGCGTTTTCGTCATCACTGTTGCGGGTTCCTCGTGTTCCGATAGGAATTCCTGTTCGATGAAGTTATACGAATTCGAAAATTGCATGAAAACTCAGGATACTGCTGTGGAAGTTCGCCTACAGGTACTAGAAACTGAGCTGAAAGAGTTGCATGAAGGTAAACACATTACTTATACTGTACATTCCTAAATGTACGCGAGGAATTTATCaagtaccaaatttcttgagaAGCATCACTCGCGAATGAAAAATGCTTGGTTTTATTtctatattgctaaaatacatgtaaatacatgtaaacgtCATGACGAAGGCCATAACGCACATATCTACAGTTCCTGTGCgtttggaaatgtcaaaatgtttttttgttatttcCCACCGTTGTCAAACGATGAACCGCCGTCGTGTAAAAGTTTTTGTCAAATGAGTTATATTAATTatctttgatattgaaagagtttcaatttcttcttaatataacatacatactaaagtaatataaatattatattgcGATCTTGATCTAATGTGCACGTATAgtgactttcacaatggactcatttgcataaacagggtttccgtacataaacatttcatcatttgcacgacaccccgaggtttttgagtgaaagatatttgatttatgtgacatgtgaacttcagtgcaaaaggaCAGTTAAGAGAGCAAATTGTGTcttcaacagaaaacatgtttttcaggctagattcaacttcatATCTGCAAAAATCGCGGCATCTcgcatatgcaaggtgaagataacgaacagtgatgaatctcatattcaatgcaaaaattagacatgttacaagtcactataaacttgctctcattacttttcaaaataagaAATTAATGTGCTTTGAAGTCACAtaaacttcaacttgcatttaTATCTGGATATTGTGCCAATGGAACGATTTAAACATACACGGTacgattttatcttgatatttgatcacgtgatatacagctgatgtagagactgtcggtctggtgaaaaatgtatgggaggtcaatatgcacttaattatatatacatattgtttttgtataaaagggttgtgtaTACAGAATTTATCGAAAATGgatctgtttattaatgcttttttcccctgacatatttctatggccctacttaacacaactgcgttAGCAGAACACTCGAAAATTTATCTTCTCAGGATTTGACGTATACGAGTCATTTTGCGATATCAAGTACTCGCGTACTCAGTTTCTGCTAACCTGTTGAACAAATATAATCTTAAACAACATTATCAGAGCAAGATTATTCAGAAAAAACCTGTCCTagtataaatatacatttaatagTGATAGGGATCAGCAGCAGCGCTGATCGCTAATAATCAGATAAAACCTTAAGGTGAAATAGTTCAAGGGTTTTGTAACTTTATGTTTGATACCTAACCGCTTGTTGATGCATGGGCAACAGTAACGGATTCTGacgggggggttggggggttacGAGACTTATAGCTTCCAATTTTTTGTGATATAAATGTTATTCTCTTTCATTTCGGGTTTCTAATTTGGGGTGAAAATACTAAATACGCATCTTTAAGATTGCAAAATCCATTCAAACATTTGTAAGACTTACCCTTTCCGTACATAAAATTTATCATTAGCCATTTGAATAGGAAGTGAAATTCTCAATGCAAACTTCATCTATCCGATGTagtaaatatttcttataatgtATGTCTTTCTTGATATGCACTAGATATAATTCGAGTTATTTTTTGTCTACAGATACCAGTTACCATGCCTCGTTCCTTGCGGGTATTATTCCCTCTGCCAAACTTGTCAATAGAAGCATGCTGATATTCAACAACGTAATGCTCAACAAGGGCGGTGGTTACAACGGTACATCTGGCATCTTTACCGCCCCCGTTAAGGGCGTGTACTCTTTTACACTCACAATAGGCTTACATGCTCCAGAGGTCGCGACCGATTACcttcaatttcatatcatgaaAAATACAGAAATAGTTGGTTTCTTGTTCATCGAATGGGAGGGTAAATGGTTGAAGAGATCTGAGAACACTGTGGTGGACCTACAGGCGGGAGACCAGATTCATATAATGGTGGCAACTGCTCCAGACGAGTTCGATGAGCTTCCAGGTGCTTCCCACTATCCCGGAAGTGCGTACAATAGCCACTTTTCTGGTTTCTTAATTGAGCATGAACATTAACAGAAGGACAAGAGTGGATTTAGTATGCATCCTTTGTGGGAAAAGTGATCCCATTTGGTATAAGGGTAAATCAAGGTGATACATAAACCAAGGTTAATCGGAGACTGAAATATGGTGTGTATGCAACAATAGCTGTTGTATTTCCGCTTTACGTAACCGTACCAGTGACGAGAAAGAGATATAATGCGCATACTCATTTGTTTGAAGATATGATAGAATACAATAAATCACAATAGTAAAGAGAAAGTCTCAGTAAGTTGTTTTTTATTACCAGTTGTGTTGGATTTGATGACTGACCAAGACTCCCGATTATTGGATACTATCATTGTTGATATACGCATATTGTCCGTATTTAATTGCTTGAATAGGTATAATATGAATGTGACAGACCATTGCATTGTCTGTCCAATAGATATCAACATCCTCCGATGTACCTGGAATTAATGGCTGTGTAGAAGGTGTCCAAAATTCAGTAATTAtaagtcttccacatctgcttcaaacttaattgttttattgaataatGATCAACTTTATCACACACTCTCTGTTTCATGACCAATTTCCTTTATgtatgtaccaatattccattattccTGCAGATGGTGGTTATGTCTCTAAGTTGATTCCAAACACAAGAGCATGGTttgcgtatgataagttttaaTGCAAGTGAGGCTACTGAAAACAGGCTCCTTTACCGGATAACACGGATTTCAACattcttgtttaaagtcaacaatttgtaaattttattataacgatgtaatttacaaatataacctTCACTTGGTtggaatgctgtctgacatgtttcatactaattgttagaccgttcttttcaTACTGATTCTGACTTCGGAtctctccgtttacctgatcaagatatggggctcacaaATGAAGCCTTGTACTTACTACATTTCCTCGAtatgttttattgatttcaaaaaTGAGATCACATTTTTCTGATGAACTTTTCTATACAAATTAAGATATATAGAGGAAATTCAATGTTTgaatatagaatttatttcacgagtaagatagaatttttatttttatttcacgaGCGCGAAACACgactgaaaatataaaaaaaactcatGTCTTACACGCGAAATAAATTCTAtgctcaacaacaaaaaaaacattgaattttctgtttattacatattaGACGGTTTATCTCAAGCAGGTTTTGCCCTCCCTATATTGACGTTGAAAACAATATTCCGCAGAAAATATAGAAccttaaaaatatacaaaatatgtttgaattaatatatttgaaaaatgagaaattttaattcaattttattttagttattcaaataaaaaacatgaaaaattaatatatataacataaaatGAAGGTGATCTTATGTATCGCAGATGAATATTGTGGTAAGTAGTCCCCGGCTGTTATTTTTACACCGGGAAAATAAAACTTGTTATTTTCACAgtgtgaaaataaaaactttgaaaatatgaatttttgttcaatgGATAGATTTTAGCATTTCATTGTCaaaactgtaacaataatagaatccttcattagaaggagtgtgggatagggaaattccaccgaggggacaagattcgcagtcttcGACGAGGCTTTGCCGGGTCCTAGACAgagaatcttgttccagaggtgcaatttccctatcccactcGAGTAAATAATGacggattatttttttttttttttttttttttttttttttttttttttttacattttatctacagtttagtgcatcaATTTAGGAGcattgagaaaattctaaactATCATAATCCTGATAtgaaacgtatacggtaccaatttcgatgcaccaaatgcgcatttcgacaaataatgtctcttcagtgatgctcaagccgaaattttggaaattcgaaataataataaacctgtaggagctaaaaggaaaacaagagtgccaaaaaaacccccccaaaaaaaaaaaaaaaacaaaaaaaaaaaaaaacaaacaaactagagccaaattcgtccaaggatcagagctatgcatgagggagatatcatccttaattttgaaatgaatttctaaattttatcccaggaattaaatatacatccgtattttcaagctagtaacgaagtgtgaaattcgatgcaaaaactaatgaGATCGGCAGAAAGAgtatacccgaaaatggtttacactctAAGTGTGGACTAAAAatcccaaggttgtccaccagaaagctatactacatttgaatttaaagataacaatgcgaaatattttttcttcaccgtgtaacataaatcttcaccgtgtaacgtaaatcatagaaaatgtatgacgtcacaatcaaatgacgccGCAGCAATGTgagactaatagaatccttcattggtacgagtgtgggatagggaaattccactgaggggacaagattcgcagtctaggacgagacTTTGCCGAGTTCTAGACAAcaaatcttgttccagaggtgggatttccctatcccacacgagtagaTAATGAAGGATtgtttttctcacattttacctacagtttagtgaaTAAATTTAGGCGCTTTgagaaaattaaagattatcaaaatcctcatttgaactccAATGTAAAAACTAATTAAATAGGCAGAGAGAGCATTCCCGAAAATcattacactgtaagtgtaaactaaaaaaaaccaaggttgtccaccagaaagtatactgcattaaaatttaaagaaagcaatgcaaaatatttttatttcaccgtgtaacgtaaatcttcaccgtgtaacgtaaatcatagaaaatttatgacgtcacaatcaaatgacgtcgcagcagtgtgagacagaaaaatctcacatggctgtatCACATGgataaagtcgatctcacactggtgataatgtgagaaagaaaAGTCTTACATGGGTAAAATCGAACTCGCATTGATGATGTGAGAAAAAAGGTTATTCAATAATAAGATAATTTAGTACATGAAACAAACAGATAGCATTCTACAGCAGCGTGGCAGCACGGcagtagtatacatgtacactacattgaactgaagaaGAGTTTTATGTGAATAGTACAATTCACCTCTACGGGTCATCTTAATTAAAAAGCAATTACTAGTACTAGTATCTTTATAAATAGTACTATTAACCTTTGCTGGTCATCATCATTAAAAAGTAAGTACTAGTACTAGTATTTTTGTAAATAGTACATTTCAACTTTGCGATTACAGTAGGTCATCCTAAACTAAAAAAGCAAGTACTAGCATTTTAAACCATTCATAAGAATGAAGGCCAAAAGGAGGGCAATTATGAACAATCTCAAATATAGTTCAAACCTCTTAGCTAAAATGATCAATTATACCATTCTGATGAGAACGTTATTTAGCGCATGCTGAATTGAAACCGTGAAGAAAAATaaggagaagctgaaattacaACGTATATGACACACGAAGCTGTCGTGTGGACTTCGTGGACAACATGCTATCAGGTTGATAGTTTTGAATGAAATAGAGACTTCTGTATGGTCATAAAAGAGCAAAGTTTAGATATTGACTTCATCCAATTTGATAACACATTAACAAAATGGTCTTCTTCAGAcgtcaaaataataaatttcacataTTTATAAGAGGATAGATAACAATTTTCCATAGGTTCCTTTAGATATGAGAAGTGATTATAATATGATACGTTTCACATATTTATAAGAGAATAGAAAACAATTTTCCATAGGTTCCTTTAGATATGAGAAGTGATTATAATATGATACGTTTCACATATTTATAAGagaatatataacaattttCAATAGGTTCCTTTAGATATGAGAGGTGATTATAATAACATATCGAGTAAACTTTGATTCACGTGTTCGacttctttatatttataaaatactTCCTGTAAATTTCACATAATGAAACGTGTTCACATTAATGACCTGGCAATAACCGCTAAGTCAACAATCTTTTGACATTATTATAGGTCAAGATTCACGTGAACTTCAAATCTGTTGAGCGACAATGCGTCTATGATATCGTACAATATATCCCACTCAAGAAATAATGTAGGTCAATTAATGCGTtagtttgaaaaatgaattaGGATGTAATTAATCAAGATACAAAATAGTAAAAACATTTATTATGGATGATATCTTTTACGATTATCTTAGGTGGGGGAAATTATGTCTTTTGTGGCAAAAATAAGAATGTAAAATAATTACATCCTTAAGCCAAGTAGGCACATTATATATAGAAAAGAGATCAGGAGACCTGACATTCTAGATTTCGTCATCACCGTTACGGGTTCCTCATGTTCCGACAGGAAGTCCTGTTCGTTGAAGTTATACGAATTCGACAACGGTCTTAAAACTCAGCATACCGCTATGTAAGTCCGTCTACAGGCACTGGAAACTGAGATGAAAGAGTTGCATGAACTTAAACACATTACttatactgtaaattcctaaatatacgcgaggaatttatCATCAAGTAATTTCTCGAGAAGCATCACTCGCGTATTAAATTACTTGCTTTTTCTATATCGTTAAAAGACATGTAAACACTTTTGATTAAGAGAGCACTCCTGAATTCatgttctcgcgatttgacTTATACGAGTTATTTTGCGATATGAAGTACTCGCGTACTCAGTTTCTGCTAACCTGTTACACTGAACAAACATAGTCTGAAAAGACATTATCAGAGCGGGATTATTCAGAAAACAATAAACACAATGAATCAGCTATCTAGTAGTGGTGGACCTGTCCTAGTATCACGATACATTTACTAGTGGTAGGAATCACCAGCAGTGCTGATCTCTAGTAATCAGACAAACCTTAAGGTGAAAGAGTTCAAGGGTTTTGTAACTCTATTTTTTATATCTAACCGCTTGTTGAAGCATGAGCAACAGCAACGGATTCGGTGGGACTAGGGGAGGCTTTGCGAGGCTTATAGCTTACAACGTGTTTTGTAAAAAAATGTTATTCTCTTTCATTTCGGGTTTCTAATTGCGGTGAAAATACTAAATAGTCATCTTGAAGATTGCAAAATCCTTTCGAACTTGTATAAGACTTACTCTTTCTGTATGTCAAATTTATCATTATCCATTTGGAAAGGAAGTGAAATTCCCAATGCAAACTTCATCTATCCGATGtagtaaatatttcttttaatgtaTGTCTTTCTTAATATGCACTATATATAATTCGGGTTTTTTTTGTGTCTACATATACCAGCTACCATGCTTCTTTCCTT belongs to Ostrea edulis chromosome 7, xbOstEdul1.1, whole genome shotgun sequence and includes:
- the LOC125655945 gene encoding complement C1q tumor necrosis factor-related protein 5-like isoform X2; this encodes MGPLFCLLGVFVITVAGSSCSDRNSCSMKLYEFENCMKTQDTAVEVRLQVLETELKELHEDTSYHASFLAGIIPSAKLVNRSMLIFNNVMLNKGGGYNGTSGIFTAPVKGVYSFTLTIGLHAPEVATDYLQFHIMKNTEIVGFLFIEWEGKWLKRSENTVVDLQAGDQIHIMVATAPDEFDELPGASHYPGSAYNSHFSGFLIEHEH